A region of the Myxococcales bacterium genome:
AACAAAATCGCGGGTTCGTCCCACCATTAATAAAATGTCGCCGGGCTGAAGCACCAATTCGGGCGGCGGCAGAAAGACGAACCGCGCCGGGTTTTTCTGTTTAACCGCGATGATCAACACGCCGAAACGTTTGCGCAAATGCAATTCGATGAGATTTTTTCCGGTGAACCAGGCAGGTGCGGTGATTTCCTGTACTTGGTAATCCTCGGTCAAAGGGATGAAATCCAAAAAATTCGGATCCTGAATGGATGCCGCCAGGCGGCGTGCGCTTTCTCGCTCGGGGAAGATGATTTTATCCACGCCGATCGCTTGTAAAATGGAGGCGTGATCGTCGTTCGCGGCTTTGGCGAGGATTTTTTTCAGCCCGATTTTGCGCAGGTGCAGGGCGCAGAGAATACTGGCCTGCAAGTTCCCGGTGATACTGATGACGGCTTGGTCGAAGTCAGTTGAAACAGCCTCGCGAAGGTCGTC
Encoded here:
- a CDS encoding TrkA family potassium uptake protein → MSKKSRICVIGLGQFGFELACALAVSSEVLAIDRKKELVEAIQDRVQHALILDVSDFDDLREAVSTDFDQAVISITGNLQASILCALHLRKIGLKKILAKAANDDHASILQAIGVDKIIFPERESARRLAASIQDPNFLDFIPLTEDYQVQEITAPAWFTGKNLIELHLRKRFGVLIIAVKQKNPARFVFLPPPELVLQPGDILLMVGRTRDFVQMIEQKST